In Luteipulveratus mongoliensis, the DNA window GCCGTCACCGGCGAGCTCGCGCGCGACGAGGCCGACCAGGAAAACCTGATGCGCCTGATGACCACTCCCGCCAAATCCGCCTGACCGGCCGCAGACGAAGGAATCCCTCCATGGCCACTCCCACAGACACCATGAACCCCGCGGCCACCCCGCCTCCCGAGCCGGAGCCGGAGACCCGCGGTGGGTCGGTGTTCCACCAGCTCTTCGGCGACAACGTGCGCCAGTTCGGCATGCTCGGTGCGCTCGTCGTGATCGTGCTGTTCTTCCAATGGTGGACCCACAGCAAGATGCTGACGTCCGACAACATGATGAACCTGCTCAACGGCAACAGCTACATCCTGGTGCTGGCCATCGGCATGGTGATGGTGATCATCGCCGGTCACATCGACCTGTCGGTCGGCTCCGTCGCGGCGTTCGTCGGCATCATTGTCGCGAAGGCAACGTTCGACTGGTCATGGCCATGGTGGGCTGCCATCCTGCTCGGCCTCGCGGTCGGCCTCCTGGTCGGCGTGTGGCAGGGCTTCTGGGTCGCCGTCATCGGCATCCCAGCGTTCATCGTGACCCTCGCCGGCATGCTGATCTTCCGCGGCGCCAACCAGCTGGTCGGAGACTCCCAGAGCGTTCCCGTGCCGGAACGGATCCAGTGGCTCGGCGGCGGATACATGAAGGAGATCGGCCCGGACACCGGTTACAACAACCTGACCGTGCTGCTCGGGCTTGCTGGCTGTGCCGCCGTGGTGTGGGGCCTGATGCGCGCCCGGCGGACGGCCGTGCGGATGCAGTCGGAGGTCGACCCGCTATGGGTGACGATCACCAAGATGGTGCTGCTCTGCGCTGTCATCCTCTACCTGACCAACCTCTACGCCACCGGCCGACCAGGCACCTCGTTCCCGATTCCTGGGCTGATCCTGCTGGCCCTCGTCCTGATCTACGCCTTCATCACGTCGCGCACCGTCCTTGGCCGACACGTGTACGCCATCGGCGGCAACCGACAGGCCGCCGAGCTCTCCGGGGTGAAGAGTCGCAAGGTCAACTTCCTGGTCATCATGAACATGGGTCTGCTCGCCGCTGTTGCCGCGATCATGTTCATCGGTCGTTCCACGGCATCCGGACCTGCCGACGGTAACCAGTGGGAGCTCGACGCGATCGCTGCGGTCTTCATCGGCGGCGCTGCAGTCAGTGGTGGCGTCGGGACGGTGACGGGGAGCATGGTCGGCGGCCTGGTCATGGCGACGATGAACAACGGCCTTCAGCTGAAGGGAATCGGCGCTGACGCCACCCAGATCATCAAGGGTCTCGTCCTCTTGATCGCGGTCGCGCTCGACGTGTGGAACAAGAACCAGGGCCGCTTCTCGATCATCGGGCTCCTGACCAAAAGAAGTTCTGGGCAACAACCCGCCCAGGACACCAGCAGCACCACCAGTCCGACCGGCTAGTCATCAACCAGCCGGTCTGTCGTCGACGAATCGGCCTCAAGGAGAAGGAAACTCATACATGCGCACTCACAAGCACCTGAGCGCGGCTGCGGCGGGCGCCGTCGTCCTCGCGCTCTCCCTGTCGGCCTGCGGGGGTCGCGACGACTCCGACGGCGACAAGACCGGATCGGCCCCAGCACCGGGCGCGTCCGGCTCCGGCTCCGCAGCGGCCGGCGGGTTCGCCAAGGACTCGGTCATCGGCGTCTCGCTGCCGCAGAAGACCAGCGA includes these proteins:
- the mmsB gene encoding multiple monosaccharide ABC transporter permease: MATPTDTMNPAATPPPEPEPETRGGSVFHQLFGDNVRQFGMLGALVVIVLFFQWWTHSKMLTSDNMMNLLNGNSYILVLAIGMVMVIIAGHIDLSVGSVAAFVGIIVAKATFDWSWPWWAAILLGLAVGLLVGVWQGFWVAVIGIPAFIVTLAGMLIFRGANQLVGDSQSVPVPERIQWLGGGYMKEIGPDTGYNNLTVLLGLAGCAAVVWGLMRARRTAVRMQSEVDPLWVTITKMVLLCAVILYLTNLYATGRPGTSFPIPGLILLALVLIYAFITSRTVLGRHVYAIGGNRQAAELSGVKSRKVNFLVIMNMGLLAAVAAIMFIGRSTASGPADGNQWELDAIAAVFIGGAAVSGGVGTVTGSMVGGLVMATMNNGLQLKGIGADATQIIKGLVLLIAVALDVWNKNQGRFSIIGLLTKRSSGQQPAQDTSSTTSPTG